A region from the Acomys russatus chromosome 24, mAcoRus1.1, whole genome shotgun sequence genome encodes:
- the LOC127207470 gene encoding olfactory receptor 5W2-like, translating to MDTENCSSVDEFIFSGITNNSDTKVAIFSTFLLVYLIAFLTNLGMIILIRVDSQLHTPMYFFLSNLSFCDLCYSTAIGPKMLVDLLAEEKSIPVVGCALQFLISCVFADSECLLLAVMAFDRYQAINSPLLYTVNMSSRVCSMLMAGVYLVATTDGLIHITLAFRLCFCDSNEINHFFYDLPLLYLLSCSDIQVNELALFTVFVLIELSTISGVLVCYCYIILSVLKIRSAEGRFKAFSTCTSHLTTVAIFQGTVLFMYFRPSSSYSLDQD from the coding sequence ATGGATACAGAAAATTGCTCCTCTGTGGATGAATTTATATTTTCGGGAATTACCAATAACTCTGACACTAAAGTAGCCATATTCAGCACATTCCTACTTGTTTATCTCATTGCTTTTCTGACCAATCTTGGGATGATCATTTTAATTAGAGTGGACTCACAGCTCCACACACCTATGTACTTTTTCCTCAGCAATCTCTCCTTCTGTGACCTCTGCTACTCCACAGCAATTGGACCCAAGATGCTGGTGGATCTCTTAGCTGAGGAGAAATCAATTCCTGTTGTTGGTTGTGCTCTTCAGTTCTTGATATCCTGTGTCTTTGCAGACTCTGAGTGTCTACTGCTAGCAGTAATGGCTTTTGATAGGTATCAGGCCATCAACAGCCCCTTGCTCTATACAGTGAACATGTCCAGCAGGGTGTGTTCCATGCTCATGGCTGGGGTTTACCTGGTGGCAACAACAGATGGTTTGATACATATAACCTTGGCATTCCGTTTATGTTTCTGTGATTCTAATGAGATCAACCACTTCTTCTATGATTTACCTCTACTCTACCTGCTCTCTTGCTCTGACATACAAGTAAATGAACTGGCcttatttactgtttttgttttaattgaactGAGCACCATCTCAGGAGTTCTGGTTTGTTATTGTTACATCATTTTATCAGTCCTGAAGATCCGTTCTGCTGAGGGGAGGTTCAAGGCTTTCTCCACCTGcacctcccatctcaccacagtGGCCATTTTCCAAGGAACTGTACTCTTCATGTATTTTCGGCCAAGTTCTTCTTATTCCCTGGATCAAGACTAA